The Sediminispirochaeta smaragdinae DSM 11293 genome has a segment encoding these proteins:
- a CDS encoding type II toxin-antitoxin system Phd/YefM family antitoxin yields MNNTITANELKTKGVTIIDEVTSRNNEAIITVRGKNKYVVLSIEEYSQLREYELEAAIKESEEDIKNGRIYDESIDDHMKRITSV; encoded by the coding sequence ATGAATAATACCATAACGGCAAACGAGCTGAAAACGAAAGGTGTTACCATAATAGATGAGGTTACATCGCGCAATAATGAAGCCATCATCACTGTCCGCGGAAAAAACAAATATGTGGTTCTATCCATAGAGGAATACAGCCAATTACGAGAATATGAACTAGAAGCCGCGATAAAAGAGTCGGAGGAAGATATAAAAAATGGGAGAATCTATGATGAATCAATTGATGATCACATGAAGAGAATAACAAGTGTATAA
- a CDS encoding DeoR/GlpR family DNA-binding transcription regulator, whose product MENINDRQKQLLSLIKENQIIEFDTIKKLTGNTDLTLYKDLALLEKLKMIYRTKEGIILRNIETEKNQTDLSQVEKEFLEEKKRIGRFASTMISNGESLLIDGGSTTFVFASYLLNKNNLLVITNALRVGNILSKEKKSKNQILLIGGYASRNTYSTYGSPAIEVLKKVKTNRVVMGVCGIDPALGIFASNEREAETKRIMLDCAKEVMILADHSKFGTTTDFLISDLSRVKVVITDERITSSEAKAMKEENILLHIV is encoded by the coding sequence ATGGAAAACATCAACGATAGGCAAAAACAGTTATTATCACTCATCAAAGAGAATCAGATTATCGAATTTGATACAATAAAGAAACTCACGGGTAATACCGATTTGACCCTCTACAAAGATCTTGCCTTGCTCGAAAAACTGAAGATGATTTATAGAACAAAAGAGGGGATCATACTGCGGAATATCGAGACGGAAAAAAATCAGACAGATCTCTCTCAAGTAGAAAAAGAGTTTCTGGAAGAAAAAAAAAGGATTGGGCGCTTCGCTTCCACCATGATATCAAATGGCGAGAGTCTATTAATCGATGGGGGAAGCACCACCTTTGTTTTTGCGTCGTACCTGCTGAATAAAAACAATCTTTTGGTCATTACGAATGCCCTGCGTGTCGGCAACATCCTATCCAAAGAAAAAAAATCAAAAAACCAGATTCTCCTGATAGGCGGATATGCTTCACGAAACACGTATTCGACATACGGATCGCCTGCCATCGAAGTCTTGAAGAAAGTAAAAACGAACAGAGTAGTGATGGGCGTCTGCGGGATCGATCCTGCCCTGGGCATCTTCGCTTCCAACGAACGAGAAGCGGAGACGAAGCGAATCATGCTCGATTGTGCAAAAGAGGTAATGATCCTGGCCGATCACTCCAAATTCGGAACAACAACCGATTTTCTTATTAGTGATCTCTCACGAGTCAAGGTAGTAATAACCGACGAAAGGATCACCTCGTCCGAAGCAAAAGCCATGAAAGAAGAGAATATTCTCCTCCATATCGTATGA
- a CDS encoding carbohydrate ABC transporter permease: MTHSIKKQSMGKKIVTYFFLLLGVLFAAFPIVWLISMSIRPNGEVFATPPSIIPKVFTLGAYAKIFASPEKIRFFINSYVVALIVTACTLFIAMLTAYSFSRFTFKGKKVINMLIIGTQTVPPISLMIPYFGMMVTYKLYDTYFALIFTYLALTLPYAILMMTGFFNTLPKALDEAVLIDGGSRLLTLFRVIVPISLPGIVSTGLYTFLLSWNEFLFALTLTKSNEMATVPIGIQLLMGQHTYEWNEMMAMSFLGSLPIMILFLFFQRYFLAGMSAGSVKS, from the coding sequence ATGACACATTCGATAAAAAAGCAAAGCATGGGCAAAAAGATCGTCACCTATTTTTTCTTATTGCTTGGGGTCCTCTTTGCGGCATTTCCGATTGTTTGGCTGATCTCCATGTCGATACGGCCGAATGGAGAAGTTTTTGCTACACCACCAAGTATAATCCCCAAAGTATTTACCTTGGGTGCCTACGCAAAGATTTTTGCAAGCCCGGAGAAGATTCGATTCTTTATAAACAGCTATGTGGTGGCCCTTATTGTTACCGCATGTACGTTGTTTATCGCAATGTTGACAGCCTATTCATTTTCCCGTTTTACCTTTAAAGGAAAAAAAGTGATCAATATGCTGATCATTGGAACACAAACAGTTCCTCCCATATCATTGATGATTCCCTATTTCGGTATGATGGTAACCTACAAGCTCTACGATACCTACTTTGCATTAATTTTTACCTATTTGGCTTTGACTTTGCCTTATGCAATTTTAATGATGACAGGTTTTTTTAATACACTGCCGAAGGCTCTCGATGAGGCAGTATTGATCGATGGAGGTTCCCGGCTTTTAACCCTGTTTCGGGTTATTGTTCCTATATCCCTGCCTGGAATAGTCTCCACGGGATTGTATACATTTTTGTTATCATGGAATGAGTTTCTATTTGCTTTAACTTTGACGAAAAGCAATGAGATGGCAACTGTCCCAATTGGAATACAGCTGCTTATGGGACAGCACACATACGAGTGGAACGAGATGATGGCTATGAGCTTTTTGGGCAGTTTGCCTATTATGATATTGTTTTTGTTTTTTCAGAGATACTTTTTGGCAGGTATGTCTGCCGGTTCTGTGAAAAGCTAG
- a CDS encoding helix-turn-helix transcriptional regulator: protein MMGSNEKDTVDLEVYKKAFKATAYALILIDSKGCVMDVNNSFLRLWNINNPCNVLGRHVSFLLKKNHIYKELKTTIEKGSNWSGKLTAVDKKNSDFEIFASVSAIRDNQKKIRYALLSIIDITEQHDPLYHLSNGQEHCHFLTEATHDAYWLINFEGEIIDCNVNACRMLHYSRDEMIHKKVSEIDATEGTKAMDFFLQGMVRRETKNLKTKHRTKNGELIDVDIIGMYWKPRNQFIGFIRDITQHEQLSEELRQTSKNIEALNQTLSTVMNKTYFNHDDQQCLDSIQVLPIELLKKLSPNELKISHLITQGYTSKEIGSIMNLSERTVENYRQAIRMKLDIKDRSINLRRVLRKYYLP from the coding sequence ATGATGGGAAGCAATGAGAAGGATACTGTCGACCTTGAAGTTTACAAAAAAGCATTCAAGGCGACTGCCTATGCCCTAATCTTAATTGATTCAAAAGGTTGTGTGATGGACGTAAATAATTCTTTTCTGAGGTTATGGAATATCAATAATCCATGCAATGTATTAGGCAGGCATGTTTCTTTTCTTCTAAAAAAAAATCACATATATAAAGAACTAAAAACGACAATCGAGAAGGGGTCTAATTGGTCGGGAAAGCTAACGGCAGTCGACAAAAAGAATTCTGATTTTGAGATTTTCGCAAGTGTATCTGCCATTCGGGATAATCAAAAAAAAATACGTTATGCCCTGTTGAGCATAATCGACATTACGGAACAGCATGACCCTCTGTACCATCTTTCGAATGGACAAGAGCATTGCCATTTTTTAACAGAGGCAACCCATGATGCATATTGGCTTATAAATTTTGAGGGAGAAATAATCGATTGCAATGTGAATGCGTGCAGAATGCTTCACTACTCAAGAGATGAGATGATTCATAAAAAGGTTTCCGAAATAGATGCCACAGAAGGGACGAAGGCCATGGATTTTTTCTTACAAGGAATGGTAAGGCGGGAAACAAAAAATCTAAAAACAAAACACAGGACAAAAAACGGTGAATTAATAGATGTTGATATTATAGGCATGTACTGGAAGCCACGCAATCAGTTTATCGGATTTATTCGCGATATTACGCAGCATGAACAGCTTTCCGAAGAGTTAAGGCAGACCTCAAAGAACATTGAAGCGCTTAATCAAACCCTATCGACTGTCATGAATAAAACGTATTTCAATCATGATGATCAACAGTGCCTTGATTCGATTCAAGTTCTTCCGATCGAACTTTTAAAAAAGCTCTCTCCTAACGAGCTCAAAATCTCCCACCTTATTACACAAGGATACACTTCAAAAGAAATCGGCAGCATTATGAATCTCTCAGAACGTACCGTAGAAAATTACCGTCAGGCCATTCGTATGAAACTAGACATAAAAGATCGATCTATTAATCTTAGAAGGGTTTTACGAAAATATTATTTACCGTAA
- a CDS encoding ketose-bisphosphate aldolase: protein MLMTMKELLGIAKKHNFAVPAFNTSSSMILNGLLEACEEKQAPVIVAIHPDELEFVRDSFLKFVIDEAHKASFPVCIHLDHGASFDQVMRAIQVGFTSVMIDSSALPFEKNVEVTQKVVEAAHAVNVSVEAELGTIGGTGEGGIASTDNIIFTQPEDVKAFVEATDVDTLAIAIGTGHGLYPKDVKPKLRIDLLKKIRAITEVPLVLHGGSDNPDSEIAEAVKNGVQKINISSDIKTAFYKKCREVLQDQALREPGDIYPPCIAAMKQVMYHKIDLFNDADKVKFYK from the coding sequence ATGTTGATGACTATGAAAGAGCTGCTGGGTATTGCAAAAAAGCACAATTTTGCAGTTCCCGCTTTTAATACAAGCAGCAGTATGATTTTAAATGGATTGCTTGAAGCATGCGAAGAAAAGCAGGCTCCGGTAATTGTTGCCATCCATCCCGATGAGCTGGAGTTCGTTCGTGATAGTTTTCTGAAGTTTGTCATTGATGAAGCACATAAGGCTTCCTTTCCCGTCTGTATCCACCTCGATCATGGGGCTTCCTTTGATCAGGTCATGCGGGCAATTCAGGTAGGTTTTACTTCTGTCATGATAGACTCTTCCGCCTTACCTTTCGAAAAGAATGTTGAGGTGACCCAAAAGGTTGTCGAGGCCGCTCATGCGGTAAACGTCAGTGTCGAAGCAGAACTCGGTACCATCGGAGGAACGGGCGAAGGCGGTATCGCCAGTACCGACAATATCATTTTCACCCAGCCTGAAGATGTGAAGGCCTTTGTTGAGGCCACCGATGTCGACACCCTGGCAATCGCAATTGGGACAGGACACGGACTCTATCCCAAAGATGTTAAGCCGAAATTACGGATAGACCTTCTTAAGAAGATTCGTGCGATAACCGAAGTTCCTCTGGTCTTGCATGGTGGTTCCGATAATCCCGATAGTGAAATTGCCGAGGCCGTTAAGAACGGTGTGCAGAAGATCAACATCTCCAGCGATATAAAAACGGCTTTCTACAAGAAATGCCGTGAAGTATTGCAGGATCAGGCCCTGCGGGAACCGGGAGATATCTATCCTCCCTGCATCGCGGCGATGAAGCAGGTCATGTATCATAAGATTGATTTGTTTAATGATGCCGACAAGGTGAAATTCTATAAATAA
- a CDS encoding helix-turn-helix transcriptional regulator: MSIKDIAEACPPTFILYKLLYITKIARISTRERIIPIEITVSRPITKPGNYAAFLGITPQAGATNQIVFSAGDARKPFLTEDSSMWAFFEAGFNLQKSPIIASKSLRERLRAMLLEMLPSGEASAEEASKRLAMSKRSLQRKLQEEGSSFQSILNKTRRELADYYLDTSEITIAEVSYLLAYSDVSSFQRAYKSWSGMSPKMFRSVIAASSE, encoded by the coding sequence TTGAGCATCAAGGATATAGCAGAAGCGTGTCCTCCCACATTCATCCTCTACAAACTACTCTACATTACGAAGATTGCCCGTATTTCCACCAGGGAAAGGATCATCCCCATCGAAATAACGGTCAGCAGACCGATCACCAAACCGGGAAACTATGCAGCGTTCCTGGGCATAACGCCTCAAGCAGGAGCGACCAATCAGATCGTCTTTTCTGCAGGCGATGCCCGAAAGCCATTCCTAACCGAAGATAGCAGCATGTGGGCATTTTTTGAGGCCGGCTTCAACCTGCAAAAATCGCCGATAATCGCCAGCAAGTCTCTGAGGGAACGATTGCGGGCTATGTTGCTGGAAATGTTGCCGAGCGGAGAGGCCTCCGCGGAAGAGGCTTCAAAACGGCTTGCAATGAGCAAGCGATCGTTACAGAGAAAACTACAGGAAGAAGGTTCCAGCTTTCAATCAATTCTTAACAAAACGCGACGGGAACTTGCTGATTATTACCTCGACACATCTGAAATAACCATTGCAGAAGTGTCCTATCTGCTGGCCTATAGTGATGTTTCCTCTTTTCAGCGGGCTTATAAAAGCTGGTCGGGAATGTCCCCAAAAATGTTTCGCTCTGTCATAGCTGCCTCATCAGAGTGA
- a CDS encoding DeoR/GlpR family DNA-binding transcription regulator, with the protein MQDSKNFAEERHERIMEILMQETSIEVSALAKLLNVTDATIRRDLTYLESKEKLYRTHGGAIYREEPIFWQTTTIEHRAKEHPEEKKRIARYVASIVNDHDSLMIDGGSTNTAIAEELAKTRQNLMVVTNSQHIGEIIMNGIGENQAIIIGGELMYQTQNTVGPIAVNMIKNFRLDKAIISTTSVMPDQGCFSANPQEGEIKKQMILNANEVYIVVDSSKIGKYALYLFSDLNDIDAVITDAKIRKRDLETFHQKQIDVRLAY; encoded by the coding sequence GTGCAAGATTCCAAAAATTTTGCTGAAGAACGTCATGAGCGAATCATGGAAATCCTGATGCAGGAAACGAGCATCGAAGTATCTGCATTGGCAAAACTTCTCAATGTAACGGACGCCACCATACGACGGGATTTAACATATCTTGAATCAAAAGAAAAGCTCTACAGAACTCACGGTGGGGCCATCTACAGAGAAGAGCCTATTTTTTGGCAGACCACCACAATAGAACATCGGGCGAAAGAGCATCCCGAAGAAAAAAAGCGGATTGCACGCTATGTTGCTTCCATCGTTAATGATCACGACAGTTTAATGATCGATGGAGGAAGTACCAATACCGCTATTGCCGAAGAACTGGCAAAAACACGGCAAAACCTCATGGTGGTCACAAACTCTCAACATATCGGTGAAATCATCATGAATGGGATTGGAGAAAATCAGGCCATCATCATCGGTGGTGAGCTTATGTATCAGACCCAGAATACCGTCGGTCCGATCGCCGTCAATATGATTAAAAATTTTCGGCTTGATAAAGCCATCATCAGTACGACAAGTGTCATGCCGGATCAGGGTTGTTTTTCGGCAAACCCTCAGGAGGGCGAAATCAAGAAACAGATGATACTCAATGCCAATGAGGTCTACATTGTCGTCGACAGCTCAAAGATTGGGAAATATGCCTTGTACCTGTTTAGTGATCTCAACGACATCGATGCGGTCATTACCGATGCTAAGATCCGTAAACGTGATCTGGAAACCTTTCATCAAAAACAGATCGACGTACGATTAGCCTATTAA
- a CDS encoding ABC transporter substrate-binding protein: protein MKKILLTTFLFLITFSFVFANGAQEKSGAGDQEIVLEFMQWWEPEMAPGAMEKICSDYEASHPGIKIKRISKPYAEVQSQVTIGAAAGTLSDVLGCDPTWIYNLVKQNAVLPLDEFIQGDNYDESQLASISVLDGKKYLINVENFVYPMFYNVDMFKEAGIESFPETHSEFIEACKKLTDPSKNQYGWDMSLSLQNPTGIQNDIMALVWASGDTGLPNPNNEGVKTVFNLVNTLYQQGLIVPGSMTAQEQDKVEHFVNGRTATMIDSLAHINMIRSRNSGLNFDIALPPAKDGYTGKHILDCAAWGVTISKTSKHPKEAWEFVKYLMSPEVNSFIADSVNAFPGNINGDPSWVKEDAMNEKAFKLYQENGVRNEFQGAPEANNLMRLMSEQLQALLNGKQSVDEALAATSAAWEKVYSK, encoded by the coding sequence ATGAAAAAAATTCTACTTACTACATTTTTGTTTCTGATTACTTTTTCTTTTGTGTTCGCAAACGGAGCACAGGAAAAAAGTGGGGCCGGCGATCAGGAGATCGTTCTGGAATTTATGCAATGGTGGGAACCTGAAATGGCTCCGGGCGCAATGGAGAAGATCTGCAGTGATTATGAAGCATCCCATCCCGGAATCAAGATAAAGAGAATTTCCAAACCCTATGCCGAGGTTCAAAGTCAGGTAACAATCGGTGCTGCTGCGGGGACTTTGAGTGATGTTTTAGGTTGTGATCCTACCTGGATCTACAATTTGGTCAAGCAAAATGCGGTACTGCCCCTTGATGAGTTTATCCAAGGCGATAACTACGATGAATCACAATTGGCCAGTATCAGTGTTTTGGACGGAAAAAAGTACCTCATCAACGTCGAAAACTTTGTATATCCCATGTTCTACAATGTCGATATGTTCAAAGAAGCCGGAATCGAGAGTTTTCCCGAAACACACAGCGAATTCATCGAGGCGTGCAAGAAGTTGACCGATCCTTCTAAAAACCAGTATGGTTGGGACATGTCGCTGTCGTTACAGAATCCGACTGGTATTCAGAATGACATCATGGCATTGGTGTGGGCGAGCGGCGATACCGGACTGCCGAACCCAAACAACGAGGGTGTCAAGACGGTTTTTAATCTTGTGAATACCTTGTATCAGCAGGGGCTTATTGTACCGGGATCCATGACTGCCCAGGAACAGGATAAGGTGGAGCATTTTGTTAACGGCAGGACCGCGACCATGATCGATTCGCTTGCGCATATCAACATGATTCGTTCCAGAAACTCCGGACTCAATTTCGACATTGCCTTGCCCCCTGCAAAGGATGGGTATACCGGAAAGCATATTCTGGATTGTGCCGCTTGGGGTGTAACAATTTCAAAAACTTCCAAGCATCCCAAGGAAGCCTGGGAATTTGTTAAGTATCTTATGAGCCCGGAGGTCAACTCTTTCATTGCCGACAGCGTCAATGCGTTCCCGGGAAACATTAATGGTGATCCGAGCTGGGTCAAGGAAGATGCGATGAATGAGAAGGCTTTCAAGCTGTATCAGGAAAATGGGGTACGAAACGAATTCCAGGGTGCTCCTGAGGCAAACAATCTTATGCGGCTTATGTCGGAACAGCTCCAGGCGCTTCTCAATGGAAAGCAGTCTGTCGATGAGGCTCTTGCGGCGACGAGTGCTGCTTGGGAAAAGGTTTATTCGAAATAA
- a CDS encoding MATE family efflux transporter: MRDLTQGSIPKHILSMSLPTMSGLMLQGLYDIVDMIWIGHISYQAVAAITIFASIFWIFEVLNEIIGMSSVSLISQSYGAGDMKRTAVAAEQTITCKFLIASLAAILLCIFLKPMLHLFTDDQLVTEYAKDYGYLRAATIPIFFSSFSVNTIFRCTGDAKTPMFLLIGSAVINIILDPILMFDSIPGTSLPGAGLGMFGAALATVLANMVALGIGMLLLLCGKSGVRISPKGLFRLVPVMDKKLLTIGLPSGFEMLFRNTANTVFIKMVGVYGTAAVALIGVGLRIYSFIFMPIMGIVMGSGTIAGQNLGANQIDRSRATAWYSSLIGSLLTAVLITLVLLRPQVVLGWFLTDLDEIRQGVGMLSIVLPSLIIAAFSLGWSSVFSGSGYTMPFLISSFVAKWVVMIPYSAVVVYRFHASLTYVWISFVLSEIAEMIILGRFFHKGAWKYRRV, from the coding sequence GTGCGGGATCTTACACAGGGAAGTATTCCTAAGCATATACTATCCATGTCTTTGCCGACGATGTCGGGGCTCATGCTTCAGGGGCTCTACGATATCGTCGATATGATATGGATTGGGCACATATCATATCAGGCGGTTGCCGCCATTACGATATTTGCCTCCATCTTCTGGATTTTCGAAGTACTCAATGAGATCATAGGGATGAGCTCGGTTTCGCTTATTTCCCAAAGCTACGGCGCAGGGGATATGAAGCGTACGGCGGTTGCCGCCGAGCAGACCATCACGTGTAAATTTCTCATTGCATCTCTTGCTGCTATCCTGCTTTGCATCTTCCTTAAGCCCATGTTGCACCTGTTTACCGATGATCAACTTGTCACCGAATACGCAAAGGATTATGGCTATCTTCGGGCTGCAACCATCCCGATATTTTTTTCCTCCTTTAGCGTGAATACCATATTTCGTTGTACCGGTGATGCGAAGACTCCGATGTTTCTGCTTATCGGTTCTGCGGTGATTAATATCATCCTGGATCCCATCCTCATGTTCGATTCGATTCCCGGCACCTCGCTGCCCGGGGCCGGTTTGGGGATGTTCGGCGCCGCCCTTGCCACTGTCCTTGCAAATATGGTGGCTCTTGGAATCGGTATGCTGCTTTTGCTCTGTGGGAAGAGCGGCGTCAGGATATCACCGAAAGGACTTTTTCGTCTTGTCCCTGTGATGGATAAGAAATTGCTTACCATCGGGCTTCCTTCGGGATTCGAAATGTTGTTCAGAAATACGGCAAACACCGTCTTTATCAAAATGGTCGGCGTATACGGCACCGCCGCGGTGGCTTTGATCGGAGTGGGCTTGCGAATCTATTCGTTTATCTTTATGCCGATCATGGGGATCGTGATGGGATCCGGCACCATCGCAGGGCAAAACCTTGGTGCGAATCAGATCGACCGAAGCCGTGCAACGGCATGGTATTCTTCCTTGATTGGATCCCTCCTCACAGCCGTTTTGATTACCCTTGTGCTGCTCCGCCCACAAGTGGTTCTCGGTTGGTTTCTTACCGACCTTGATGAAATCAGACAAGGGGTGGGCATGCTTTCCATCGTGCTCCCTTCTCTTATTATCGCTGCTTTCTCTTTAGGGTGGTCTTCTGTTTTTTCTGGTTCCGGCTATACTATGCCCTTTCTTATTAGTAGCTTCGTTGCCAAGTGGGTGGTGATGATTCCTTACTCTGCGGTGGTTGTCTATCGTTTTCATGCATCGCTTACCTATGTCTGGATCAGCTTTGTCTTAAGTGAGATTGCGGAGATGATTATTTTAGGAAGATTTTTTCATAAAGGGGCGTGGAAGTACCGGCGGGTATAG
- a CDS encoding ADP-dependent glucokinase/phosphofructokinase, with translation MQQHKIGLGLGNNTDFELVWNPKALEQCIREYDVHEKDLKEERRPILNEKDLLINVLRFIKSGIGGECILEDTETALQFSKRFDYEITIGGTCPRSAIAMRKLGYTSCMHLVTMNEHIKNLLPPDCSYVCSNKDESFDIHLIIQYPADADIIANDIRIHTVRANRIIIDDDYNNSIMNLSEDFFDNYLSEAKVFMLSGFNVMQDHELLKKRLSYMKEQLIKLKKQGTTIYYEDACFADETSNQLCKAYLFEHVDIFSLNEDEMKDYLQRDIDLLDASQVAAAAKTLKERFAIPLVVIHSKYWALAYGNHAKAYAACLKGGITMATTRFRFGDSFNEPAQYKETYALPDDEEGKKFAGAFASIVGDRGCCIPSVMVEEQKVTTIGLGDAFVGGFIPQLSEM, from the coding sequence TTGCAGCAGCACAAGATTGGACTTGGTTTAGGTAACAACACCGATTTTGAATTGGTCTGGAATCCAAAGGCATTAGAGCAGTGCATCAGAGAATATGATGTGCATGAAAAGGATCTCAAGGAGGAAAGGAGGCCGATACTCAACGAGAAGGACCTTCTTATCAATGTGCTTCGCTTCATCAAATCGGGAATCGGCGGCGAATGTATTCTGGAAGATACGGAAACAGCCTTACAATTTTCCAAGCGCTTTGACTATGAGATAACCATCGGAGGAACCTGTCCCCGCTCTGCCATTGCGATGAGAAAGCTCGGCTATACGAGTTGCATGCATCTTGTTACTATGAATGAGCACATAAAGAACCTGCTGCCGCCGGATTGTTCGTATGTTTGCAGCAACAAAGATGAAAGCTTCGATATCCATCTCATCATCCAATACCCTGCGGATGCGGATATTATCGCAAACGATATTCGCATACATACCGTGCGTGCCAACAGAATTATCATCGATGATGATTACAACAACAGCATCATGAACCTTTCCGAAGATTTTTTCGACAACTATCTCTCGGAAGCCAAGGTATTCATGCTTAGCGGTTTTAATGTTATGCAAGACCACGAACTTCTCAAAAAGCGTCTTTCCTATATGAAGGAACAGCTTATCAAACTAAAAAAACAGGGAACAACGATCTATTATGAAGACGCCTGTTTTGCCGATGAAACATCGAATCAGCTTTGTAAAGCGTATCTCTTTGAACATGTTGATATCTTTAGTCTGAACGAAGATGAAATGAAAGATTACCTGCAACGAGATATAGATCTCCTTGACGCATCACAGGTGGCTGCGGCCGCGAAAACCCTCAAAGAACGTTTTGCCATACCGCTGGTGGTGATTCATTCCAAATACTGGGCCTTGGCATATGGGAACCATGCAAAAGCCTATGCCGCCTGTCTCAAAGGCGGTATAACGATGGCAACAACACGTTTCCGTTTCGGCGATTCCTTTAATGAACCTGCACAATACAAAGAAACCTACGCCCTTCCGGATGACGAAGAGGGAAAGAAATTTGCCGGCGCCTTTGCATCAATTGTTGGAGATAGAGGGTGCTGTATACCTTCCGTTATGGTGGAAGAACAGAAGGTGACTACCATTGGATTGGGCGACGCCTTTGTCGGCGGCTTCATACCTCAGCTAAGCGAGATGTAG
- a CDS encoding carbohydrate ABC transporter permease, protein MDNVITNPDPQFVGLAHYKEVFFDAIFRSSVLHTLFFAFFSVLFHLLLGMLFANLLNADINPSLRAVLRVIFIFPWLFTPAIIAIIWRLILDPLGIVNYILASIGAISGVVEWLSNEKTALFVLTFINIWNGYPFYMVSLLAGLQGVPQQQYEAALIDGANGRQRFLFITIPHLMPIILSLGILDFIWSMQVFPLIWMTTGGGPGHATEVMATYTYKLTFLQFEFSKASASAMVILLLSMLMSIFYVRQQRIR, encoded by the coding sequence ATGGATAATGTCATCACCAATCCTGATCCCCAGTTCGTGGGGCTGGCGCATTACAAAGAGGTCTTTTTTGATGCTATTTTTAGATCCAGCGTTTTGCATACACTCTTTTTTGCTTTTTTTAGTGTTCTGTTTCACTTGCTATTGGGCATGCTGTTTGCAAATCTGCTGAATGCTGATATTAATCCCTCCCTGCGAGCGGTATTACGTGTTATCTTCATTTTCCCCTGGCTGTTCACGCCGGCAATTATCGCCATTATCTGGCGACTTATTCTCGATCCTCTTGGAATCGTAAATTACATATTGGCAAGCATCGGCGCCATTAGCGGTGTTGTTGAATGGCTGAGCAACGAAAAAACAGCACTTTTTGTTTTAACCTTCATCAATATATGGAACGGTTATCCCTTCTATATGGTTAGCCTTTTGGCGGGGCTTCAAGGCGTGCCCCAACAGCAATACGAAGCTGCTCTGATTGACGGTGCCAACGGGCGGCAGCGTTTCTTATTTATCACGATTCCTCATTTGATGCCCATCATATTGAGTCTTGGTATTCTCGACTTTATATGGTCGATGCAGGTCTTCCCGCTTATTTGGATGACAACAGGCGGTGGTCCCGGTCATGCGACGGAAGTAATGGCGACATACACGTATAAGCTGACATTCCTGCAGTTTGAATTCTCGAAAGCATCAGCATCAGCGATGGTGATACTGTTACTGTCGATGCTTATGTCGATCTTCTATGTGCGGCAGCAAAGGATACGATAA
- a CDS encoding SDR family NAD(P)-dependent oxidoreductase codes for MAPLEATSRENIDRQFRTNVLGVLYTAKAVIPHFRSRHTGMIINVGSMVGKVAVPLGTLYNSSKFAVEGLSEALSYEMEAIGVKVKIIEPGSVKTDFAGRSFSFNNDESLSEYQDVIQAVFKARGNFQEAGIPPEQVAEVIFKAANEEGDRLRYPVGPDAEYALAERKKLDDAACMELIRSSNGVSRT; via the coding sequence ATGGCCCCCCTTGAGGCCACATCACGTGAGAACATTGACAGGCAATTCCGGACAAATGTTTTGGGAGTGCTTTATACCGCCAAGGCGGTGATACCGCATTTTCGCAGCAGGCACACCGGCATGATTATCAACGTTGGTTCCATGGTAGGTAAAGTTGCTGTGCCCCTTGGTACCTTGTACAACTCATCAAAATTTGCCGTTGAAGGACTTTCAGAGGCACTGAGCTATGAAATGGAAGCCATTGGCGTCAAGGTCAAGATCATCGAACCCGGATCCGTGAAAACAGATTTTGCCGGCAGATCATTCAGCTTCAATAACGACGAAAGCCTAAGTGAGTATCAGGATGTTATACAGGCAGTCTTTAAGGCCCGGGGAAATTTCCAGGAAGCAGGCATACCCCCGGAACAAGTTGCCGAGGTCATTTTTAAGGCGGCAAACGAAGAGGGTGACAGGTTACGCTACCCGGTTGGTCCTGATGCCGAATACGCGTTGGCAGAGCGTAAAAAGCTGGACGATGCTGCATGTATGGAATTGATTCGCAGCTCAAATGGTGTATCCCGAACATAG